Below is a window of Allomuricauda ruestringensis DSM 13258 DNA.
AACAACACACATGCGTTGTCGTCGAAACGGATATAAGAACCATCTGGTCTTCTCACTTCTTTCTTGGTTCTAACAACAACCGCTGTAGAAACAGAACCTTTCTTTACAGTACCGTTTGGAGTAGCCTCTTTTACGGTAACAACGATTTTGTCACCCAAAGATGCGTATCTTCTTTTTGTTCCTCCTAGTACGCGGATGGTCAAAACTTCTTTTGCACCGGTATTGTCCGCAACTCTTAATCTTGATTCTTGCTGTACCATAATTATTTAGCTCTTTCTAGGATTTCTACCAACCTCCAGCATTTTGTTTTGCTCAATGGTCGTGTTTCCATTATTTTAACGGTATCACCTTCGTTGCAATCGTTCTTCTCGTCGTGGGCAACATATTTCTTGGTCTTCAGAACGAATTTCCCGTACATGGGGTGCTTCACTCGTTTTACCTCAGAAACCACTATCGATTTCTCCATTTTGTTGCTGGTAACAACGCCTATTCTTTCTTTTCTTAAATTTCTGTTTTCCATAAGGCAGAACCGATTATTGTAATTCCCTTTTAGTTAATTCAGTTGCAAGTCTTGCTACCGTCCTTCTAGTCTTTCTGATTTGTAAAGGATTTTCCAAAGGAGTAACAGCGTGCGCCATTTTAAGATCAGCGTGTTGTTTTTTGAACTCGGCCAATCGCTCCTTTAGCTCTTCAATTGAAAGTTCTTTTATTTCTGATTGTCTCATCTTTCTTCTCAATTAAAAATTAGGCGGAATAATCCCTAGCCACAATAAACTTGGTTTT
It encodes the following:
- the rplN gene encoding 50S ribosomal protein L14, yielding MVQQESRLRVADNTGAKEVLTIRVLGGTKRRYASLGDKIVVTVKEATPNGTVKKGSVSTAVVVRTKKEVRRPDGSYIRFDDNACVLLNPTGEMRGTRVFGPVARELRDRQFMKIVSLAPEVL
- the rpmC gene encoding 50S ribosomal protein L29; amino-acid sequence: MRQSEIKELSIEELKERLAEFKKQHADLKMAHAVTPLENPLQIRKTRRTVARLATELTKRELQ
- the rpsQ gene encoding 30S ribosomal protein S17, with product MENRNLRKERIGVVTSNKMEKSIVVSEVKRVKHPMYGKFVLKTKKYVAHDEKNDCNEGDTVKIMETRPLSKTKCWRLVEILERAK